In bacterium, a single genomic region encodes these proteins:
- the tpiA gene encoding triose-phosphate isomerase has translation MRENIIAANWKMNHTTKELDEFFAKLLAAYKPREGVTVVVAPPACYLAQASKLAAKASKVFIAAQNMYFEAKGAFTGELSAAMLKDVGCKYVILGHSERRHIFGESDELIAKKVVAALAAGLTPILCIGELLQEREAGKTMDVNRRQMNAVLDKLDKEQMAKVVVAYEPVWAIGTGKTATREQAQEVHAQVRGIIADKFGKDVAAGITIQYGGSVKPDNVDDLMASPDIDGALVGGASLVADSFLSLVNFKKA, from the coding sequence TTGAGAGAGAATATCATCGCCGCCAACTGGAAGATGAACCACACGACCAAGGAGCTGGACGAGTTCTTCGCCAAGCTGCTGGCCGCCTACAAGCCGCGCGAGGGTGTCACCGTGGTGGTCGCCCCCCCGGCCTGTTACCTGGCCCAGGCCTCCAAGCTCGCCGCCAAGGCGAGCAAAGTGTTCATCGCCGCCCAGAACATGTATTTCGAGGCCAAGGGTGCGTTCACCGGCGAGCTGAGCGCCGCGATGCTCAAGGATGTCGGCTGCAAGTACGTGATCCTGGGCCACAGCGAGCGCCGTCACATCTTCGGCGAGAGCGATGAGTTGATCGCCAAGAAAGTGGTGGCCGCCCTGGCCGCCGGCCTCACCCCGATCCTCTGCATCGGCGAGCTGCTTCAGGAGCGCGAGGCTGGCAAGACCATGGATGTCAACCGCCGTCAGATGAACGCCGTGCTCGACAAGCTGGACAAGGAGCAGATGGCGAAGGTCGTGGTGGCCTACGAGCCGGTCTGGGCCATCGGCACCGGCAAGACCGCCACCCGGGAGCAGGCCCAGGAAGTGCACGCCCAGGTGCGCGGGATCATCGCGGACAAGTTCGGCAAGGATGTGGCCGCGGGGATCACGATCCAGTACGGCGGCAGCGTGAAGCCGGACAACGTGGACGACCTGATGGCCTCGCCCGACATCGACGGCGCCCTGGTGGGCGGAGCGTCGCTCGTGGCCGACAGTTTCCTCAGCCTGGTGAATTTCAAGAAGGCCTGA
- a CDS encoding DUF4832 domain-containing protein — MKYLWLCLALAALTAGASLAGDNTRRIDLSPAWDDSRVLVNPHKGWYFHYFDNDTVRYHNRLAPGDYLQDFPGLDHIYLRLAWSYLEPEEGVYNWELIDRVIDAWRARGYGVAFRITCKETFPDQTYATPEWVRKAGAKGTMVTNKHFGSNTWEPDYGDPVFLEKLDNFHRAFAARYDGKEWVEYIDIGSYGEWGEGHTGFGTGTEYPFEVLKKHIDLWVRNYRKSRLVINDDFIERADPKLTQILYGYARNSGLLLRDDSICVEWYAQNFGLSTLKNPGWWADFWPYTPTILELEHYQKTIKTDTFKGGVPMTAAMDTMHATYIGFHGDARQFLADNPELTRRLANRCGYWYFPGSIELPRSAAPGGNIEVAMDWLNRGVAPAYNHYPLLLRLSDGGAVSCVLPIEGVDNRQWGPDSVSHCLGRVNLPDSLRPGQYSVAVGLKVEHNRKEWLELPLPDSLKVSDGFYRVADISIR; from the coding sequence ATGAAATACCTGTGGCTGTGCCTGGCGCTCGCCGCCCTGACCGCCGGGGCTTCCCTTGCCGGTGACAATACCCGGCGCATCGATCTCTCCCCCGCTTGGGATGACTCAAGGGTCCTGGTCAACCCGCACAAGGGCTGGTATTTCCATTATTTCGACAACGACACTGTCCGGTATCACAACCGCCTGGCTCCGGGTGATTACCTGCAGGATTTCCCTGGGCTCGACCATATTTACCTGCGCCTGGCCTGGAGCTACCTGGAACCGGAGGAGGGTGTTTATAACTGGGAGCTTATCGACAGAGTGATCGATGCCTGGCGGGCCAGGGGCTACGGGGTGGCTTTCCGGATCACCTGTAAGGAGACTTTCCCGGACCAGACCTACGCCACGCCCGAATGGGTCCGCAAAGCCGGGGCCAAGGGCACCATGGTCACCAATAAGCACTTCGGCAGCAATACCTGGGAACCCGATTACGGCGATCCTGTTTTTTTGGAGAAACTGGACAATTTTCATCGGGCCTTCGCTGCGCGCTACGATGGCAAGGAATGGGTGGAATATATCGATATCGGCAGTTACGGTGAATGGGGCGAGGGACACACCGGGTTCGGCACCGGGACCGAATACCCGTTCGAGGTGCTCAAAAAGCATATCGATCTGTGGGTAAGGAACTATCGAAAAAGCCGGCTGGTGATCAACGACGATTTTATTGAAAGAGCCGATCCCAAATTAACGCAGATCCTCTACGGTTATGCCAGGAACTCAGGTCTTTTGCTCAGGGACGACAGTATCTGCGTGGAGTGGTACGCGCAGAATTTCGGCCTGAGCACGTTGAAAAACCCTGGCTGGTGGGCCGACTTCTGGCCGTATACTCCGACGATCCTGGAACTGGAGCATTACCAGAAGACCATCAAGACGGACACATTCAAGGGCGGCGTGCCGATGACCGCGGCCATGGATACGATGCACGCCACTTACATCGGGTTTCACGGCGATGCCCGCCAGTTCCTGGCGGACAACCCTGAGCTGACGCGCAGGCTGGCCAACCGCTGCGGCTACTGGTATTTCCCCGGAAGCATCGAGCTGCCCCGCTCGGCCGCTCCAGGCGGGAATATCGAGGTGGCGATGGACTGGTTGAACCGGGGTGTGGCTCCGGCCTACAACCATTACCCGCTGCTGCTCCGCCTGAGCGACGGTGGCGCCGTGTCGTGCGTTCTGCCGATCGAGGGGGTGGACAACCGCCAGTGGGGTCCGGATTCAGTGTCGCACTGCCTGGGCCGGGTCAACCTGCCGGACAGTCTCAGGCCCGGGCAGTACAGCGTGGCTGTCGGCCTGAAAGTGGAGCACAACCGGAAAGAATGGCTGGAGCTGCCGCTGCCCGATAGCCTGAAGGTGTCGGACGGGTTCTACCGGGTGGCAGACATAAGCATAAGATGA
- a CDS encoding response regulator transcription factor, producing the protein MKAGNAKSVMIVEKDPASRALLNKILKSLDCYVVGESSGGQDALDLYEKRNPDIVLLDIQQPGKQGLEILKEIIKQNPSQIVIILTAESDQDTVLSCVAAGAKGYVLKSDSANAIQDRIKKFIP; encoded by the coding sequence ATGAAAGCCGGAAACGCCAAAAGTGTGATGATTGTTGAAAAAGACCCCGCCTCCAGAGCCTTGTTGAATAAAATACTCAAAAGCCTGGATTGCTACGTGGTCGGGGAATCATCCGGAGGACAAGACGCGCTGGACCTGTACGAGAAGCGAAACCCGGACATAGTCCTGCTGGACATCCAGCAACCGGGCAAGCAGGGTCTGGAAATACTGAAAGAAATCATAAAGCAGAATCCCTCCCAGATCGTTATCATCCTCACCGCCGAATCGGATCAGGACACCGTTCTTAGTTGTGTTGCCGCAGGCGCCAAAGGTTATGTCCTCAAATCGGACTCAGCCAACGCGATACAGGACAGAATCAAGAAATTCATCCCCTGA
- the secG gene encoding preprotein translocase subunit SecG, with protein sequence MFYILLIFHIVVCLLLVIVILLQSGKGGGLASSFGGAGTTEAVFGGRQAATFLSKATSVLGTIFFLGVFGLALLSSYQSGPKSVVQEQLQKNALPMAPAPVTQPVGGNVLQGNEQNAPANAAPTENAQPKQSGQSTTPAQP encoded by the coding sequence TTGTTCTACATACTGCTGATCTTTCATATCGTTGTCTGCCTGCTGCTGGTGATCGTGATCCTGCTGCAGTCGGGCAAGGGCGGCGGTCTGGCCAGTTCGTTCGGCGGGGCCGGCACCACCGAGGCTGTTTTCGGCGGCCGTCAGGCGGCCACGTTCCTGAGCAAGGCCACCTCGGTGCTGGGGACGATTTTCTTCCTCGGCGTGTTCGGCCTGGCGCTGCTGTCCAGCTACCAGAGCGGACCCAAGAGCGTGGTGCAGGAGCAGTTGCAGAAAAACGCCCTACCCATGGCCCCGGCCCCGGTGACTCAGCCGGTGGGCGGCAATGTGCTGCAGGGCAACGAGCAGAATGCCCCGGCCAATGCCGCACCGACCGAGAACGCCCAGCCTAAGCAGTCCGGGCAGAGCACGACCCCGGCGCAGCCCTGA
- a CDS encoding phosphoglycerate kinase, with protein sequence MNKKTVKDVALKGKRVLMRVDFNVPLDENLKVTSDKRIRAAVPTIKYILEQGGRLVLMSHLGRPKGEKNPKFSLEPCVPVLSGLLGKPVQFVDDCVGDKVKAKVDALKDGEVIILENLRFYKEEEKNDPEFCKKLARLGDVYVNDAFGTAHRAHASTEGVVNFVRPAVSGFLMEKEIMYLDGAVRSPERPFVAVLGGAKISGKIDVITNLLPKVDKLLVGGGMAYTFFKAMGYEIGNSLLEADKVELAAEILKTSGDKLVLPVDCVISDKFDFEGRTCGALKEVSVKAIPAGWEALDIGPKTVAEFAKVLGGAKTIVWNGPMGVFEIAALAKGTEEVAKAIAAATDKGAKSIIGGGDSVSAVEKMKLAARMTHISTGGGASLELLEGKLLPGVICLDDAK encoded by the coding sequence GTGAACAAGAAAACGGTCAAAGACGTAGCCCTCAAGGGCAAGCGTGTCCTGATGCGGGTCGATTTCAACGTCCCGCTGGATGAAAACCTCAAGGTCACGAGCGACAAGCGTATCCGCGCCGCCGTGCCCACGATCAAGTATATCCTGGAACAGGGCGGCCGTCTGGTGCTGATGAGCCACCTGGGCCGTCCCAAGGGCGAGAAGAACCCCAAGTTCTCCCTGGAGCCCTGCGTGCCGGTGCTGTCGGGCCTACTCGGCAAGCCGGTGCAGTTTGTCGACGACTGCGTGGGCGACAAGGTGAAGGCCAAGGTGGACGCGCTGAAGGACGGCGAGGTCATCATCCTCGAAAACCTGCGGTTCTACAAGGAAGAGGAAAAGAACGACCCCGAGTTCTGCAAGAAACTGGCCCGGCTGGGCGACGTGTACGTGAACGACGCTTTCGGCACGGCCCACCGCGCCCACGCCTCCACCGAGGGCGTGGTCAATTTCGTCCGGCCCGCGGTCTCCGGATTCCTGATGGAAAAGGAGATCATGTACCTGGACGGTGCGGTGCGCTCGCCCGAGAGGCCCTTTGTCGCAGTGCTGGGCGGGGCCAAGATCAGCGGCAAGATCGACGTGATCACCAACCTGCTGCCCAAGGTGGACAAGCTTCTGGTCGGCGGTGGCATGGCCTACACGTTCTTCAAGGCCATGGGCTACGAGATCGGCAACAGCCTGCTCGAAGCGGATAAAGTCGAGTTGGCGGCCGAGATACTGAAGACCTCGGGTGACAAGCTGGTCCTGCCGGTGGACTGCGTGATCAGCGACAAGTTCGATTTCGAGGGCCGCACCTGCGGCGCGCTCAAGGAAGTCTCGGTCAAGGCCATCCCGGCCGGCTGGGAAGCCCTGGATATCGGCCCCAAGACCGTGGCCGAGTTCGCCAAGGTCCTGGGCGGCGCCAAGACCATAGTCTGGAACGGCCCGATGGGCGTGTTCGAGATAGCGGCCCTGGCCAAGGGCACCGAGGAAGTGGCCAAGGCCATCGCCGCGGCCACGGATAAGGGCGCCAAGAGCATCATCGGCGGCGGCGACAGTGTGAGCGCGGTGGAGAAAATGAAGCTCGCCGCGCGGATGACCCACATCTCCACCGGCGGCGGGGCCTCGCTCGAGCTGCTGGAGGGCAAGCTGCTGCCCGGCGTGATCTGCCTGGACGACGCGAAGTGA